A genome region from Littorina saxatilis isolate snail1 linkage group LG16, US_GU_Lsax_2.0, whole genome shotgun sequence includes the following:
- the LOC138950608 gene encoding SAC3 domain-containing protein 1-like isoform X2 produces MEPEGEVPVNIIKGTCQTMCPVSEMKLREREGLLHRFEILRNQPGKPRRPPADPQRIIKAFSRPAAGRVQPSPADIRPGPVLLRTVVYLFENVAPIAERDWCHVYDYVFDRLRAVRQDAVLQGLDGPHLITILEHIVRFHVYAGYRESATVKDALDLNLAFQQGNFVRFFRRSMQTSSVLCLCAIHRHFCHARLHAVRVMSMAYSSKTCQFPVSKLVKLLYIDRGHLTELLTACGLLTDQEKISAQHVNFLKAKFTAPEKVAVYKQPELEAQLQKQDLASLLLNKLQDAS; encoded by the exons ATGGAGCCTGAGGGAGAAGTGCCAGTCAACATAATCAAGGGTACCTGCCAGACCATGTGTCCTGTTTCTGAAATGAAGCT ACGTGAAAGAGAGGGGCTGCTTCATCGGTTTGAGATTTTGAGGAACCAGCCAGGTAAACCACGCAG ACCTCCAGCAGACCCCCAGAGAATAATAAAAGCGTTCTCACGGCCGGCTGCGGGCAGAGTGCAGCCATCGCCTGCCGACATTCGCCCCGGTCCTGTGCTGCTACGTACTGTGGTCTACCTCTTTGAGAA CGTGGCACCGATCGCAGAGCGGGACTGGTGTCATGTGTACGACTATGTGTTCGATCGTCTGCGCGCGGTGCGTCAGGATGCAGTGTTGCAAGGACTCGACGGCCCACATCTAATCACCATCCTCGAACACATCGTGCGCTTCCATGTCTACGCCGGATATAG AGAGAGTGCAACGGTGAAAGATGCCTTAGACCTCAACCTGGCCTTCCAGCAGGGAAACTTTGTACGCTTCTTCCGTCGCTCCATGCAGACTTCCTCTGTCTTGTGCCTCTGTGCTATCCACCGACACTTCTGTCATGCGCGATT GCATGCGGTGCGTGTGATGAGCATGGCCTACAGCAGCAAGACGTGCCAGTTTCCCGTGTCCAAGCTGGTCAAGCTCCTGTACATTGACAGAGGTCATCTCACAGAGTTGCTGACCGCCTGTGGACTTCTCACAGACCAGGAGAAGATCTCTGCACAGCATGTCAACTTTCTCAAGGCCAAGTTCACTGCACCAGAAAAG GTCGCAGTATACAAGCAACCAGAGCTGGAAGCACAACTACAGAAGCAAGACCTCGCATCCCTGTTACTCAACAAACTGCAAGACGCCAGTTGA
- the LOC138950608 gene encoding SAC3 domain-containing protein 1-like isoform X1 codes for MEPEGEVPVNIIKGTCQTMCPVSEMKLREREGLLHRFEILRNQPGKPRRPPADPQRIIKAFSRPAAGRVQPSPADIRPGPVLLRTVVYLFENVAPIAERDWCHVYDYVFDRLRAVRQDAVLQGLDGPHLITILEHIVRFHVYAGYRMCEAPVNQFDPVINDQHLLECLKQLIRLYDATPGSHNNQPVFEAVYLLHNLGSNQSIQQGLAVPHHIRESATVKDALDLNLAFQQGNFVRFFRRSMQTSSVLCLCAIHRHFCHARLHAVRVMSMAYSSKTCQFPVSKLVKLLYIDRGHLTELLTACGLLTDQEKISAQHVNFLKAKFTAPEKVAVYKQPELEAQLQKQDLASLLLNKLQDAS; via the exons ATGGAGCCTGAGGGAGAAGTGCCAGTCAACATAATCAAGGGTACCTGCCAGACCATGTGTCCTGTTTCTGAAATGAAGCT ACGTGAAAGAGAGGGGCTGCTTCATCGGTTTGAGATTTTGAGGAACCAGCCAGGTAAACCACGCAG ACCTCCAGCAGACCCCCAGAGAATAATAAAAGCGTTCTCACGGCCGGCTGCGGGCAGAGTGCAGCCATCGCCTGCCGACATTCGCCCCGGTCCTGTGCTGCTACGTACTGTGGTCTACCTCTTTGAGAA CGTGGCACCGATCGCAGAGCGGGACTGGTGTCATGTGTACGACTATGTGTTCGATCGTCTGCGCGCGGTGCGTCAGGATGCAGTGTTGCAAGGACTCGACGGCCCACATCTAATCACCATCCTCGAACACATCGTGCGCTTCCATGTCTACGCCGGATATAG AATGTGCGAAGCTCCTGTAAATCAGTTTGACCCCGTCATCAACGATCAGCACCTGCTGGAGTGTCTGAAGCAGCTGATCCGTCTCTACGACGCCACACCTGGTTCCCACAACAACCAGCCTGTCTTTGAGGCTGTCTACCTGCTACACAACCTGGGCAGTAACCAGAGCATCCAGCAAGGTCTGGCAGTTCCTCATCACATCAG AGAGAGTGCAACGGTGAAAGATGCCTTAGACCTCAACCTGGCCTTCCAGCAGGGAAACTTTGTACGCTTCTTCCGTCGCTCCATGCAGACTTCCTCTGTCTTGTGCCTCTGTGCTATCCACCGACACTTCTGTCATGCGCGATT GCATGCGGTGCGTGTGATGAGCATGGCCTACAGCAGCAAGACGTGCCAGTTTCCCGTGTCCAAGCTGGTCAAGCTCCTGTACATTGACAGAGGTCATCTCACAGAGTTGCTGACCGCCTGTGGACTTCTCACAGACCAGGAGAAGATCTCTGCACAGCATGTCAACTTTCTCAAGGCCAAGTTCACTGCACCAGAAAAG GTCGCAGTATACAAGCAACCAGAGCTGGAAGCACAACTACAGAAGCAAGACCTCGCATCCCTGTTACTCAACAAACTGCAAGACGCCAGTTGA